In a single window of the Anguilla rostrata isolate EN2019 chromosome 6, ASM1855537v3, whole genome shotgun sequence genome:
- the nadkb gene encoding NAD kinase b isoform X3, with product MPVLYPSKGEWKNWHIQDPASQRLTWNKPPVNVLVIRKIRDETLLEPFKELCRFLIQEKQLVVYVEKKAVEEAALLKDEGFGSIRSQLCTFKEGYDDISDCVDLIICLGGDGTLLYASSLFQASVPPVMAFHLGSLGFLTPFKFESYKTEVAKVFEGNAAITLRSRLKVKVVKEMFQRTGVPRYGEENGVCQSHQDSEAGKVTLQLQVLNEVVVDRGPSSYLSNVDLYLDGRLITSVQGDGVIVSTPTGSTAYAAAAGASMIHPNVPAIMVTPICPHSLSFRPIVVPAGVELMITLSPDARNTAWVSFDGRKRQEIQHGDSIKITTSCYPVPSICCHDLVYDWFESLAECLHWNVRKKQTRLMDVTDSSDAES from the exons ATGCCTGTCCTCTATCCGTCCAAGGGGGAATGGAAAAACTG GCACATCCAGGACCCGGCCAGCCAGCGCCTGACCTGGAACAAGCCACCGGTCAACGTGCTGGTGATCAGGAAGATCCGCGATGAGACCCTGCTGGAGCCCTTTAAAGAGCTCTGCAGGTTTCTGATCCAG GAGAAGCAGCTGGTGGTCTATGTGGAGAAGAAGGCGGTGGAGGAAGCGGCCCTCTTGAAGGACGAGGGTTTCGGTTCCATCCGGAGCCAGCTGTGCACGTTCAAAGAAG GTTACGATGACATCTCGGACTGCGTCGACCTCATAATCTGCCTCGGGGGGGACGGAACCCTGCTGTACGCCTCCTCGCTGTTCCAG GCCAGCGTCCCTCCCGTCATGGCGTTCCACCTTGGCTCCCTGGGCTTCCTGACGCCGTTCAAGTTCGAGTCCTACAAGACGGAGGTGGCCAAAGTTTTCGAAG GGAACGCGGCCATAACGCTGCGCAGCCGCTTGAAAGTGAAAGTGGTGAAGGAGATGTTCCAGAGGACGGGGGTGCCGCGCTACGGAGAGGAGAACGGCGTCTGTCAGAGCCACCAGGACAGTGAGGCGGGCAAGGTCacgctgcagctgcag GTGCTGAATGAGGTGGTGGTGGACAGAGGCCCTTCTTCCTACCTGTCCAATGTTGACCTTTACCTGGACGGCCGGTTGATCACCTCCGTGCAGGGGGACG GTGTGATAGTGTCCACTCCCACGGGTAGCACTGCTTACGCCGCGGCTGCCGGAGCCTCCATGATCCACCCCAACGTCCCCGCCATCATGGTGACCCCCATCTGCCCGCACTCTCTATCCTTCCGACCCATCGTGGTGCCCGCCGGTGTGGAGCTCATG ATAACACTGTCCCCAGATGCACGGAACACGGCGTGGGTGTCTTTTGatgggagaaagagacaggagaTCCAGCATGGTGACAG TATTAAAATCACCACATCCTGCTATCCGGTGCCTTCCATCTGTTGCCACGACCTGGTGTATGACTGGTTCGAGAGCCTGGCCGAGTGTCTCCACTGGAACGTCCGCAAGAAGCAGACGCGCCTGATGGACGTAACCGACTCCTCCGATGCTGAGagctga
- the sec62 gene encoding translocation protein SEC62, translating into MAERRRHKKRIQEVGEPTKEEKAVAKYLRFNCPTKSTNMMGHRVDYFVASKAVDSLLDSKWAKAKKGEEALFTTRESVVDYCNRLLKKQFFHRALKVMKKKPEKDTKKEKEKEKAKGDSAKEEDKKGKKDKDKKKDAEAIDTKKEKSDESPGSPKKKKDVKKKFKLEPHEDQLFLDGNEVYVWIYDPVHFKTFAMGLILVIAVIAATLFPLWPAEMRVGVYYLSVAAGCFVASILLLAVARCILFLIIWVVTGGRHHFWFLPNLTADVGFIDSFRPLYTHEYKGPRADAKKAIGEKAKAEETAKAQKSDSEERSDSEKKDDDGEEEEEEEETKVEEEEEEEEEATATAAAAAEGPDGERHSDTDSDRKEDEGSQHSNGNDFEMITREELEQHTEGEEGEEEEEEEGDGEEGEGECKEKEEDSGTKPASIKT; encoded by the exons ATGGCGGAGCGCAGGAGGCATAAGAAACGAATTCAG GAGGTCGGGGAACCCACCAAGGAGGAGAAGGCAGTGGCCAAGTACCTGCGCTTCAACTGCCCAACCAAGTCCACCAACATGATGGGCCATCGAGTGGATTACTTTGTGG CCTCTAAAGCAGTGGACAGTCTCCTGGACTCCAAGTGGGCCAAAGCAAAGAAGGGGGAAGAGGCCTTGTTCACAACCAGAGAGTCTGTGGTGGACTACTGCAACAG ACTTCTAAAGAAACAGTTCTTCCACCGGGCCCTGAAAGTGATGAAGAAGAAACCGGAGAAGGATACtaagaaggaaaaggagaaagagaaggcaaAAGGTGACAGTGCAAAAGAGGAGGATAAGAAGGGCAAGAAGGACAAGGACAAGAAGAAGGATGCAGAAGCCATcgacacaaaaaaggaaaaaagc GACGAAAGCCCCGGGTCACCCAAGAAGAAAAAGGACGTGAAGAAGAAGTTCAAACTGGAGCCGCACGAGGATCAGCTCTTCCTGGATGGGAACGAG GTGTACGTTTGGATTTATGACCCGGTACATTTTAAGACCTTCGCCATGGGACTGATATTAG TGATTGCGGTGATCGCGGCCACCCTGTTCCCCCTCTGGCCCGCCGAGATGCGAGTGGGCGTGTACTACCTGAGCGTGGCAGCCGGGTGCTTCGTCGCCAGCATACTCCTCCTCGCAGTCG CTCGATGCATTTTGTTCCTCATCATCTGGGTGGTGACCGGCGGGCGTCACCACTTCTGGTTCCTGCCGAACCTGACGGCGGACGTGGGGTTCATCGACTCGTTCCGGCCGCTGTACACCCACGAGTACAAGGGCCCGCGCGCCGACGCCAAGAAGGCCATCGGCGAGAAAGCCAAGGCCGAGGAGACCGCCAAGGCGCAGAAGTCCGACAGCGAGGAGCGGTCCGACAGCGAGAAGAAGGACGAcgacggggaggaggaggaagaggaggaggagacgaaggtggaggaggaggaggaggaggaggaggaggccacggcgacggcggcggcggcagcagagGGCCCGGACGGGGAGAGGCACTCCGACACGGACAGCGATCGCAAAGAGGACGAGGGATCTCAGCACAGCAACGGCAACGACTTCGAGATGATCACCAGGGAGGAGCTCGAGCAGCACACggaaggggaagagggggaggaagaggaagaggaagagggggacggggaggaaggggagggagagtgcAAGGAAAAGGAAGAAGACAGTGGAACTAAGCCCGCAtccattaaaacataa
- the samd7 gene encoding sterile alpha motif domain-containing protein 7, protein MTPREHLRKMTALGEQGPIDEKHWYRMVNGISAGELRQRQEMMMRNQMAMAPQLLAQGQQRLQASRELVNPTEMVPSDARQIHMGAHLGPPLAPHGNVVPTRGFPGAGYGFLPSEPMETVARRQEMLHKQNIARMEMNAILHQKEIENAHQKGLLGIESPMMFQGIPPNSMVYRGRQRVPEGHLPSDVYVHRTTLEDLQANSLLMSASPYPPISTLQRERGRRTSRRAANHKAADSNSSGSKGQLEDKSVEQSPGALGEEKEAEGKGEPGSEGMNKADLTKMDAELPSGSGKNYKDCESGLRKNGVISQDGCADAATCNPGPGDKGMPNPCSAFHEKFMYPSSSAPLPNTPYMFPVPGNGLLPPGPHSVFLNGEDMSSAEDLRKWTVEDVYNFVNSIPSCSEYAQTFKDHLIDGETLPLLTEEHLLDTLGLKLGPALKIRSQVSRRLGSMFYVMNLPLASAALQANPEKAGDRSSEVSSPLNCNSVEMLGSPCVRDTESTKPPEENPPPQAPGETA, encoded by the exons ATGACCCCCCGAGAGCACCTGAGGAAGATGACCGCTCTGGGAGAGCAGGGTCCTATCGACGAGAAGCACTGGTACCGCATGGTCAACGGCATATCTGCAGGGG AGCTGAGGCAGAGGCAGGAGATGATGATGAGGAATCAGATGGCCATGGCTCCACAGCTCCTGGCTCAGGGTCAGCAACGGCTGCAGGCGTCCCG CGAGCTGGTGAACCCCACTGAGATGGTGCCCTCAGATGCCCGACAGATCCACATGGGTGCCCACCTTGGTCCTCCCTTGGCCCCCCACGGCAACGTTGTGCCCACCAGAGGATTCCCAGGAGCAG GATATGGCTTCCTACCTTCAGAGCCCATGGAGACAGTTGCCCGGCGACAGGAGATGCTTCACAAGCAGAATATTGCCAG AATGGAGATGAATGCCATACTGCACCAAAAGGAGATAGAGAATGCCCACCAGAAGGGGCTTTTGGGTATTGAGTCCCCTATGATGTTCCAAGGTATCCCTCCAAACAGTATGGTGtacagggggcgccagagagtTCCCGAGGGGCACCTTCCCAGTGATGTCTATGTCCACCGCACCACTCTAGAGGACCTGCAGGCCAACAGCCTGCTCATGTCTGCCAGCCCTtatccaccaatcagcacactgcagagagagagagggcggaggACCAGCAGGAGGGCAGCCAACCACAAGGCCGCAGACAGCAACTCATCTGGCTCTAAGGGCCAGTTGGAGGACAAGAGTGTTGAGCAGAGCCCGGGGGCCttgggggaggagaaggaggcagAAGGGAAGGGTGAGCCAGGGAGCGAGGGGATGAACAAGGCAGATCTGACCAAGATGGACGCCGAGCTGCCATCTGGCAGTGGGAAAAACTACAAGGACTGTGAGTCTGGGCTGCGCAAGAACGGCGTCATCAGCCAGGATGGCTGCGCAGACGCTGCCACCTGTAACCCGGGCCCTGGGGACAAGGGCATGCCCAACCCCTGCTCCGCTTTTCACGAGAAGTTCATgtacccctcctcctccgccccacTCCCAAACACACCCTACATGTTCCCAGTGCCGGGCAACGGACTCCTGCCTCCCG ggCCCCACAGTGTTTTTCTGAATGGTGAGGACATGTCATCCGCTGAAGACCTCCGGAAATGGACCGTGGAAGACGTGTACAACTTCGTCAACAGCATCCCCAGCTGCTCAGAGTACGCTCAG ACGTTCAAGGATCACCTGATCGACGGAGAGACTCTGCCCCTCCTCACCGAGGAGCACCTTTTGGACACGCTGGGGCTGAAACTGGGCCCAGCGCTCAAGATCCGATCCCAG GTCTCTCGGAGGCTGGGAAGCATGTTCTACGTGATGAACCTGCCGCTCGCCTCGGCTGCCCTGCAGGCCAACCCAGAGAAGGCAGGGGACCGGTCTTCAGAGGTCAGCTCCCCTCTCAACTGTAACAGCGTGGAGATGTTGGGCAGCCCCTGCGTCAGGGACACGGAGAGCACCAAACCCCCCGAGGAGAACCCCCCTCCGCAGGCCCCGGGTGAAACCGCATGA